The nucleotide window CTTTGGGTGGTCACGGATCGAAAACGTCTGCTTTTGCTTAATCCTGTTAATATATCCACTAATTCAAGCATCTACAATGCTTCcaagtaaataaaattaaagacaaacatggaaTCCAACCTAACCCTGTAGTAAGCTCGAGAAATCGATCAAAAGACTAGAAAAAATCATTGGAGAACGAGAGAGTTGGTCGGATCAAGAAGCGATTGTACCTCGTCGTAATCCTTCTTGTCGGCTTTAGGTTGCTTCAGGGGCTTCAACTTCCCACCTGGATTGTGACGATACACATCCAGCAGAACCGATTAGAAAGAGGACAATCGAAACCCTAGAATACGAGAGAGAACAGACATAGATCCGACCTTACTTGGACGACATGGTCGGTAGGGAGAAGAAAGGAAGAGAAGACCCCAAGAACTGATGCCGAGCGCCAAATCAAATCGAATGAGAGTCGTCATtctgtggggtatatataggcgggATGGGGTAGTTGGGATGGCGACTTGCGATGGGAATCCGAACGCCAGAATTTTCATTGCACACCGAATCTAAGCTGGGCCTGAGTTGTCCTTATGGGCCTTTTTTAGTTGAATAATTTACAGAAAAATCCTTTTTTCTAATGAAAACACAAAGTAGATatggattgatttttttttttgatactcGTGAAGTGTATAAAAGAAAAATGTAATTAAGATATCTATTGGTAAAGTAATTAAGATATCTAGACCGATACGAATCATATTTAGTCTTTGTAAAATCATATTTAGTCTAAATAAAAGAAACTCCAAAAAACATATGTGAATAGATATCTACATTAGCTGGGTCGTCAAGTTCAagcactaacaagttcaaaaaatAGAGAAGGTGCTGCACTTAGAATAATGCATCATACAAGCAAAAGATTGATACACAACTAAGGTTATAGGACAACAAGATATTGTTGTTGTAGCTTCTGCATCTGAATAAAACATAAGCAGAATCATTAAGTGGTAACACAAAAAATCTGATACGATGTGGCTAAGAATCTTGAAATTGGAACATATTTACTGCTAATAATAGTAGATGTCAgtgaaagaaggaaaaagaaagaaatgagaaTTATTCAATGATATCAGTGTCATGATCCACAAAACTATTTTGAGTGTCACAAGGCGAAGCAATTTGCAAATGAGAGTGAAACAAGGACAGGGAAGACTCGCATATTTCTTGATCACTTGATCTTCACAATGGTTGCCGCCCAGTTATGTGGAAGCAGAAAAAGAGGACAACGCGGTTCATGTTTCAATCCTTCTTCAAGGCAGCGAAACGGGAAGCCAATTCATCATATTCGGGTAGTCTTGAATGCACTCGTCTGCCACTAGGACTTAGCAAGTCAGACTGCATCAAAATAGCTTGAGTAGGAAGCTTCAAAGCTTCAGCTGACCTAACTGGTTCTGGTGGCAATGAGACAGCTCTCTCGGGAGGATGTGCTGCTGAAACTCCTGGGCCAGGTTGGAATCTGCTGCTACACTGGTTATCCATAGATCTATCTGAATCAAGAACATGATCCATGGATGAAATTCTGGTTCTCCTTCTTGTCTTGATGCGCTCATTTGTTGTCCCTTTTTTGCTATAGTGAATCAAGAGCCTATCCATAACCATTTCTTTCTCATACTCTTCATCGTATGTGGTGACATTATGCTTGCCCCCATTTCTTCCATGCCATGGTGATGTTTGTGACATAAGTTTTCCATAAACTATAGCATTGTCCAACTCATCGTCAATCGGTGCTCTTGGGTGTCTAGTTATGTTCTTCCCCTCATCGAAATAATCACCATTGGCACCAGTACTCCTCCTGCTTCTGTGCCTTCTTTGGCTTCTTGGTGTTTGGCTGGTAAGCTTCTCATCATAAATGGATTTCTCATTAGTCTCCATGACTGCTGGCTTCTGGGAGTTCCTCAGCAAAGAATTAGACATAATTCTCTCATCGCTGGGAACTTGATCCTTGTAATTATCATTAGTATGACAAGGTTTGTTATGACCAGCAGAGCCAAGCCTTTGAATCATTCGATCACCATTGACCGAAATATCATTGACTTTTGGTTTTACATATGGTGGAATCATATTGATTGCTGTACCTTTGTTGTTCACCGACCTGATTGGCAACCTTTCCTTTGCATTAGGATCTGACCATTCTTCATGTCTTTGTGATCTATCGTACTCTAAGCCATTTGCATTCTTTTCTATGACTTGGCTTTTATTGCTATTCCCATTTGACTTGGTGTATGGAGGAACCACATTAGGTTTGTCATTCCAAGATTTCAT belongs to Musa acuminata AAA Group cultivar baxijiao chromosome BXJ3-5, Cavendish_Baxijiao_AAA, whole genome shotgun sequence and includes:
- the LOC135638507 gene encoding uncharacterized protein LOC135638507, whose translation is MFDCFVGGKFSGKCRSAVKRIKSRIEAIGKKKQAVLRLLKNDVADLLAAGRDSDAFGRIDALISEINQRSCYEMIEQFCDLILNQLPSLRKKRECPDGVSEAVSTLIFAAARFPDLPELCDLRHVFTKRYGGQTESFVNAEFVEKVQKKEFSKEKKLQLLQNIVEEFSIRWDSWAFEQKSSNSPAVKYEQPKRAVLPRSADDATPPMLTKIISKEETLSKENHEPTPITVARTQVQEPKNNYMISTFSTDQLHGTVVKTRKVNANEIENVEPYQINAVVPPYGNLKIKQKGSCGNDDLRYVPRQRTTKVQEQLDPRGSEKQVGIMKSWNDKPNVVPPYTKSNGNSNKSQVIEKNANGLEYDRSQRHEEWSDPNAKERLPIRSVNNKGTAINMIPPYVKPKVNDISVNGDRMIQRLGSAGHNKPCHTNDNYKDQVPSDERIMSNSLLRNSQKPAVMETNEKSIYDEKLTSQTPRSQRRHRSRRSTGANGDYFDEGKNITRHPRAPIDDELDNAIVYGKLMSQTSPWHGRNGGKHNVTTYDEEYEKEMVMDRLLIHYSKKGTTNERIKTRRRTRISSMDHVLDSDRSMDNQCSSRFQPGPGVSAAHPPERAVSLPPEPVRSAEALKLPTQAILMQSDLLSPSGRRVHSRLPEYDELASRFAALKKD